From the genome of Sphingobacterium sp. UGAL515B_05:
TCTCTGTAAATAATAATTTGCAACATTCATTAAGTGTTGCTCTGCGCCACCTAACTGATCATTAGGAAGTAAAATAAGAATGCGATTACTCATAAAAAAGGTTTAAAATCATTTTTTACTACCCCAAACACTCTATCTTTATAAGACCCAACATCCATCATATCCTTTTCTGTAACGTAGTCATCAATCATTTTTTGATATAATTCTTTATAATCTCCAATTAATTTAGCCGGAACGCCAGCTACTACAGAGCCTGCCCTTATGGATTTTGTGACAACAGAACCTGCAGCAACAATAACATTGTCCTCAATTTTCACTCCCGGCATTATAATTGAATTAACACCAATGAAAACATTATTACCTATAGATATCTTTGCATATAAATATCTTCTTCCGTTATTATCTCTAGCCAACCAAGCTGAACCATCATGAGTTAAAAATCGAACTCCATCTGTAATTGTTACATTATCTCCAATATCAATAAGAAAAGGTTCGGTGCCCCATTTTGTTGTAATTATCCTACATTTCTTTCCTATTTTAACGCCAACATACTTAGCATACTCCTCCCTACCTTTGAATATTAATATTAGATATGATGATATCTTATGGAATGATGCTCTAATATTCATATTACTTAATATTTATATTTTCTCTAGATGTAGCTCTATATTTAAACTTCTTAAATTCAATCTCATCTATATCCCCAGACGTTTTATTAAATACTACATTATCAAATTTTACGATCGGCCCATTTTTATAATTTCGCCCAAGTTTTATTGGTAATTTTGAGCCAATAATTTTTGCATTTGTAATTTTGATCTCACCAGAAATTTTTCCGGCTGTATTTTTCAAATACAGACCTCCAACAACAATACCACTTTGAGAATTCTCCGTGTAAATATCATTAACATTAATATTTATTGATTTATCAAAATCGCCCTGCAAATTACTTATTCCAATCTGTAACCCAGAAATAATATTATTAATGGATTTATAATTTGAAATACTTATATTACTAATATCTGCTTTATCATTGTTAGGTTCAATATCTATCCCTGACATAGGACTCTTACCATAAGTGTTACTTATTACTGCATTTCGAATACTAATATCTTTTCCAGAAACTATTGTTATACCGTTTCTCCGATTATAATCCAAAACCGGATTTGTAATAGTTATATTAGAAGAATTTAATTTGGTAGAACCAGATATATAAATGCCATCACCCCAACATTTCTGAATTAACGGATTAAAAACTTTAATATTTTTTGAACCAGTTATTCGAATCCCCATGCCCCATTCTCCAACATTATTTAAATGTGTTTGACGATCCCCAATGATTTGAGGATAATACAACTCTATATTTGATACATCTTGAATCAAGATGATAGCATAAGACGATTTTGATGATGATTTTAGCATAATTTTAGAATTATCCTGAAAAATAAGCTTTTGATTAGACTTCAAAATTAATCCCGTATCATTTATTAAAATTGGAAAATTAGGGAATATGATAATCTCATTTTCATCTATTGCCTTTTGAACGAATTTTGTATAATCGTACTTACCTTGCTTATCAAAATTATTTGGAAGGTAATTATCCACTTTAGTAGCTTTACTTTCTAAATAAGAGATATTGTCCCGTTTCTTATTATATATTAAAAATGAACTTTTCGGCTTGGTATAGGTAAAAGAATTTTGAGAAAAAATGCTTAAAGAATAAGTTATCAATATAATTACTATAAAAAACCTTTTTAAAAAGATTATTGAGACATTTTTCATATTACTCGTTTTATGTGTTAATTTTTTGAATTTCTTTACAAAGAATATCTTTAAACGCCTCAGATGATAAAAGATCTTGATAAGTTGATAGACAGTTTTCTTTGTAATCTATGGTCGATTCGCTGACAACATATTTTTCTAGAACTCTAATTAGACTATCTATATTATTATCATCAAAAATAAAACCATTATAACCTTCACGAATGTAAAACCTTGTTCCACAGTCATTGGAGCAAATCGCAGGTACACCATTGGCAATTGACTCCAAGACAGATATGCTGGCTGGCTCATTTGTCGCTGGTAAAATAAATAAATCAGATGCTTGATAATAATTATCCATCAACTCATGTGAGACATTAACTAGTATCTTTGTAAGATGATCAATCCCTCTCTCCTTTATAAAAAGTACAACCTTTTCATAATACTCTTTGTGCGCTTCATTGCTAACTTCTCCAATAATTGTTAAATTTAATTTATATCCCTTTGCAGACAGCTTGGTTATAGCTTCCAACAAAAGAAGTAAATTTTTACGCTTTACAAATTTACCGATAGTTAGCAACCTCAATACATCATTTCTTTCTTTATTTAAAAGTTCAACCTTTTTTTGGGGTATAACGAACGGAACGAACTTTAATTTTTCGGGAATTTTGTATTCCTTATTTACATAACCTTCCAATGGCGATATCCAAATTGATTTAAATAACATATTTACTAAATTAATACTGAAAAGTCTAAATTTAGAATACTCTTGATTTACAATAATTTGAGAATAGATAATAAGCCTAATACCTAAAATTCTTGAACATATCGCAGCAAGTAAAGAAAAATATCGAGAAACATCCCTAACTACAATATAGTCAGGCTTTTCTCTTCTTAAATAATTGAAATAAGAAACAATTTTTGGAAAAGATTTGGGAGAGTTTGCTTTATGATCACCAAAAATGCGAATTAAAAATCTAGAAAGAATACTTTGTTTAAATACAATTGGAATTACTTCCGAATAATTTTCGGTATGTCCTTTAAGAGTTGAATGCACTTCGATAGAGCAGTTCAAATCATATTTCAACGTTTTAACCCATCCTACCATATTTGTATGATATCGGGGAACAATAAAAAACACCTTCATATATTAAAATAAGAGATTACCAATATTTAAATCATCATCTATAAACGAATAGATCGTGAATATGTTGGAAAGCAATTTGCCAATCCCTACCAACGGAAAAATATATCGTAATACATTTAGGCAAAAGGCTAATAAAATCATTATTTTTAAAATTGTTATATATTTCTGATGCTCTTGAAATTTAACTTCAAGCTTTGCAACGATTATTATTAAACTTCCCCAAATAAATGACATTCCTATATAAATGAACCTACCGACACTGGGTACGTTGCTAATTAAATTGAAAAATCCAACAAATGCGAAAGAAAACAAAATTACTCTATAAATATTCCTATCACTCTTTAGTATAACATTATATTTTTTTAGAAGGTATAAAACAAAAATATATAGGCTCAAATTATAAATAGTATTAAACAACCAAATTATTCGCCCACCTTCTTGAACTGATGCATCTGCGTTTAGATAGGCAGAAGTTCTACTTGAAAACATCTCAGGCAAAAAATCTAAAAACTGAAAAAAAAAAGTAAAATCGAAAAAAAAGCTAAATAAACTAAAATAAAATAACGCGAAGACGGAATTCTCGAATCTAATAAATATCAACAAAAATGCAGTTATTATAATCAGAAAAAGAAATGAAAAATGAATAAATGGTAAAACAATCAATAAATACAATCGATTATATTTTTTTTCAAAAATAACTGGAAGCATCATATATATATAGACTTGGGTAGCAAACCAGAAGTCAAAGCCATTTATATACCATACAGGTATAGTAAGTATAAATCCTCCCAATAACCAAGTAAGATCATAACTCGAATTTCTAATAATCTGAATGAAGTAATTTAGGTTTCTGGACTGGAAATAACCAAAACAAAAGCCATAAGCAGCATATAGATAATGATAATCTCGCGTAAATTGAGATACAATAAAGCTTATTAAGTCACTGATGATTTCTATATGATTTCTATTACTTAAAAAATTAGAAAATAAATAGTCAATGGTAACGTTATTATCATACAGATAATAAAATCTACCGACGTAAACTATAGCGTCATTAGTACCAGATTGAAAATTTAAATCAATACAAAATCCAAAAAAAGCACAAAACATCCAAAAAATATTTTTGACACTTGGATTCTTATACTTCTTTAAAGCGATAAAAAGCGAGAGTATGGGGCTTACTAAAAAAAATAGTAAATAATTAAGATATCTAGATTGTCTCATTTCCTATATTAATGAATTTTTGAGAAATTTTGTGAATATCAAATAAATCTAAATCGACCACCGTCTGTTCTAAAAAATTCTTATTCATAAACTGTTCTAGTCTATAGTCCACCTTATTATTCTCCAATACCAAAATTGGGCGGCCTGCAATAGCATAATCAATTAATTTACTAGGGGATTGCACACCGCCATCGTTGTTGATTGAGATTAAAAAATCTAATTGACTAAGTTTATTTATTAATAAATCTCTATTAATAAATCCAGTTAATATAAATCTTTTATCATCCGCTGGAATATAGTCTCTGACCCATTTACTATTTGTATAAATATAAAATTTAAAATCTTTATTAGATTTGCTCAAATATGTAAGTAATTCTTTCGGATCTCTCTTATCTTTATAAAAATTACCCGCATAGGCAAATGATATAGGCGAATTTTCAACATATAGCTCTCTAAACTTCATGTCTTTTGCTACATCAAAACCTTGTGGGATAATATGAAATTTGTTTAAATAAATAGGATCATATGAATTCAAAGAAATGTCAACTGGAACAGTAACATAATCTACCTTCTTGTAAAAAAGATTATCAAGAGATTTAAATATAGATGAATATTTTCTAAATGGATTGTTATAAAAAGGGTCTCCACAGTCAGCGATCCATTTGGTTATTCTATTTTTTCTTTTATCTCGAAGATATGCGATTCCCCAATTTATCGAGTGAGGTTTTGCTATACTAATAA
Proteins encoded in this window:
- a CDS encoding acyltransferase → MNIRASFHKISSYLILIFKGREEYAKYVGVKIGKKCRIITTKWGTEPFLIDIGDNVTITDGVRFLTHDGSAWLARDNNGRRYLYAKISIGNNVFIGVNSIIMPGVKIEDNVIVAAGSVVTKSIRAGSVVAGVPAKLIGDYKELYQKMIDDYVTEKDMMDVGSYKDRVFGVVKNDFKPFL
- a CDS encoding right-handed parallel beta-helix repeat-containing protein, which translates into the protein MKNVSIIFLKRFFIVIILITYSLSIFSQNSFTYTKPKSSFLIYNKKRDNISYLESKATKVDNYLPNNFDKQGKYDYTKFVQKAIDENEIIIFPNFPILINDTGLILKSNQKLIFQDNSKIMLKSSSKSSYAIILIQDVSNIELYYPQIIGDRQTHLNNVGEWGMGIRITGSKNIKVFNPLIQKCWGDGIYISGSTKLNSSNITITNPVLDYNRRNGITIVSGKDISIRNAVISNTYGKSPMSGIDIEPNNDKADISNISISNYKSINNIISGLQIGISNLQGDFDKSININVNDIYTENSQSGIVVGGLYLKNTAGKISGEIKITNAKIIGSKLPIKLGRNYKNGPIVKFDNVVFNKTSGDIDEIEFKKFKYRATSRENINIK
- a CDS encoding glycosyltransferase, which encodes MKYDLNCSIEVHSTLKGHTENYSEVIPIVFKQSILSRFLIRIFGDHKANSPKSFPKIVSYFNYLRREKPDYIVVRDVSRYFSLLAAICSRILGIRLIIYSQIIVNQEYSKFRLFSINLVNMLFKSIWISPLEGYVNKEYKIPEKLKFVPFVIPQKKVELLNKERNDVLRLLTIGKFVKRKNLLLLLEAITKLSAKGYKLNLTIIGEVSNEAHKEYYEKVVLFIKERGIDHLTKILVNVSHELMDNYYQASDLFILPATNEPASISVLESIANGVPAICSNDCGTRFYIREGYNGFIFDDNNIDSLIRVLEKYVVSESTIDYKENCLSTYQDLLSSEAFKDILCKEIQKINT